Proteins encoded by one window of Chondromyces crocatus:
- a CDS encoding serine/threonine-protein kinase, whose translation MSLSSGPPKLDKYELIEEIGHGGMATVYRARDPRLGREVAVKVIHKHLRDNTEVAARFLAEARAAAKLRHQGIVEVYDVATEDDGERYLVAELLRGCTLRKLLQKHPELPAEVGAAIVLELCSALEHAHACGIIHRDVKPENVLVELPEDRASPPERSNASGPPVVLIKLTDFGIAKILDTQGLTSTGQVLGSPAHMAPEQIEGGEVDARTDAFALGVLMYECLVGHLPFEGKNPAQVLRRVLEGAYPPADQERPSVGGRWSRVVASALAREPADRIAGPGALAESIRGEFESLGIVDPRAELVDYFTDPEGYVAAHVERLVPRLVTRAESARRNGDVQGAAADLNRALALAPDDLTILKKISSLTSTQSRRQLARRMALLLIGSATLGVASYGVARHFRTRSPLIARSAPWPAANASGGARSASSNELRPTIPAPSSRPDGSAHTRRLRPPLIPLPLPSGVPPEPSAGAAAHPNQRKVHIAVIPGGARMKLDGKDFRWFGRDPKWLDVGVHHAQVSVPNSKCCKPFDGPLTVTAADESAGAQSIVIKLEFLPATVSLAGAPANAQYTCPSIGLSGFAGGAPQSVVLPDVTWIGSCLFTPPTQDAVPSQVKVTLRSGEANTISWPSN comes from the coding sequence GTGAGCCTCTCGAGTGGTCCACCGAAGCTCGACAAGTACGAGCTGATCGAGGAGATCGGCCACGGGGGGATGGCGACCGTCTACCGCGCCCGCGACCCTCGGCTCGGGCGCGAGGTCGCCGTCAAGGTCATCCACAAGCACCTCCGAGACAACACGGAGGTGGCCGCGCGCTTCCTCGCCGAGGCACGCGCGGCCGCCAAGCTCCGGCACCAGGGGATCGTCGAGGTCTACGACGTCGCGACCGAAGACGACGGCGAGCGCTATCTCGTTGCCGAGTTGCTCCGAGGCTGCACCCTGCGCAAGCTTTTGCAGAAGCACCCGGAGCTGCCCGCCGAGGTGGGCGCGGCGATCGTCCTCGAGCTGTGCAGCGCACTGGAGCACGCGCACGCCTGCGGGATCATCCACCGAGACGTGAAGCCGGAGAACGTGCTCGTCGAGCTGCCCGAGGATCGTGCCTCTCCTCCAGAGCGCTCCAACGCTTCCGGTCCGCCCGTCGTGCTCATCAAGCTGACCGACTTCGGCATCGCCAAGATCCTCGACACCCAGGGCCTCACCTCGACGGGGCAGGTGCTCGGCTCACCGGCGCACATGGCACCGGAGCAGATCGAAGGTGGCGAGGTCGATGCCCGGACCGACGCCTTCGCGCTCGGTGTCCTGATGTACGAGTGCCTCGTCGGGCACCTCCCGTTCGAGGGCAAGAACCCCGCGCAAGTGCTGCGCAGGGTGCTGGAAGGCGCTTACCCGCCGGCCGATCAGGAACGACCCAGCGTCGGGGGACGCTGGAGCCGTGTCGTCGCCAGCGCGCTCGCGCGAGAGCCCGCGGACCGGATAGCAGGCCCTGGAGCGCTCGCCGAGAGCATCCGAGGGGAGTTCGAGAGCCTCGGCATCGTCGACCCCCGCGCGGAACTCGTCGATTACTTCACCGACCCCGAGGGGTACGTCGCCGCCCACGTCGAGCGGCTGGTGCCCCGCCTCGTGACCCGCGCCGAGAGCGCCCGCAGGAACGGCGATGTGCAAGGCGCCGCAGCGGATCTCAACCGAGCGCTCGCGCTTGCGCCCGATGACCTCACGATCCTCAAGAAGATCTCCAGCCTCACCTCCACGCAGAGCCGGCGCCAGCTCGCGCGCCGCATGGCCCTGCTCCTGATCGGCTCGGCGACACTCGGTGTCGCCTCCTACGGCGTGGCACGGCACTTCCGCACCCGCTCACCGCTGATCGCCCGGTCCGCGCCGTGGCCCGCGGCGAATGCATCAGGTGGGGCGCGGTCGGCCTCGTCGAACGAGCTCCGCCCGACCATCCCTGCTCCCTCTTCTCGCCCCGATGGGAGCGCGCACACACGTCGATTGCGCCCCCCCCTGATCCCGCTCCCCCTCCCTTCGGGCGTGCCTCCCGAGCCCTCGGCGGGCGCTGCCGCTCACCCCAACCAGCGCAAGGTCCACATCGCGGTCATCCCTGGCGGCGCCAGAATGAAGCTCGACGGCAAGGATTTTCGCTGGTTCGGCCGCGACCCGAAGTGGCTCGACGTCGGCGTGCACCACGCCCAGGTCAGCGTCCCCAACTCCAAGTGCTGCAAGCCGTTCGACGGACCCCTGACCGTGACGGCCGCCGACGAGTCGGCTGGAGCTCAGAGCATCGTCATCAAGCTGGAGTTCCTCCCCGCGACGGTGTCCCTCGCCGGCGCACCGGCGAACGCCCAGTACACCTGCCCATCGATCGGCCTCAGTGGCTTCGCTGGGGGCGCGCCGCAGTCGGTGGTCCTCCCCGACGTCACCTGGATAGGCTCCTGCTTGTTCACCCCGCCGACCCAGGACGCCGTCCCCAGCCAGGTCAAGGTGACGCTTCGCTCAGGAGAGGCGAACACCATCTCTTGGCCGTCCAACTGA
- the hisS gene encoding histidine--tRNA ligase — protein sequence MDLRAVRGMNDILPEQVQRWHQLEADFRLHAELYGYAEVRTPLLEHTALFSRQMGETTDVVEKEMYSFERHGEQLTVRPEGTASAARAYVEHAIHAKEPITRWYYLGPMFRGERPAKGRYRQFYQAGCEVLGDAGPVCDAEMIDLVSSFLRRIGVPGVAIHVNSLGSAGTRARFRDELLKYFTPIRDRLSEDSQRRFERNPLRILDSKDPRDQEAAQGAPSILEMLDAEDAAHWKGFQHALDVLGLPYVVDPGLVRGLDYYTRTLFEVKAIGSDLGAQSTLLGGGRYDNMVESLGGPKVPAIGFAMGLERLLTVTPEPPARRGPGCYLAPIGAAAGDKALVLSRELRSFGVRVELDGRGARLKPMLRRADSLGSRFCIILGDAEIERGVITVKDLIGHAQEEIPLEGAARILADRVSEPAPESNHPRGNR from the coding sequence ATGGATCTCCGCGCGGTCAGGGGGATGAACGACATCCTGCCCGAGCAGGTGCAGCGCTGGCACCAGCTTGAAGCCGACTTCCGCCTCCACGCGGAGCTGTACGGCTACGCCGAGGTCAGGACGCCGCTCCTCGAGCACACGGCGCTCTTCAGCCGGCAGATGGGAGAGACCACCGACGTCGTCGAGAAGGAGATGTACTCCTTCGAGCGGCACGGTGAGCAGCTCACGGTGCGCCCCGAAGGGACGGCCAGCGCGGCTCGGGCGTATGTCGAGCACGCCATCCACGCCAAGGAGCCGATCACCCGCTGGTACTACCTCGGCCCCATGTTCAGGGGTGAGCGACCGGCGAAGGGCCGTTACCGTCAGTTCTATCAGGCCGGCTGTGAGGTCCTGGGCGACGCAGGTCCTGTGTGCGACGCGGAGATGATCGATCTCGTGTCGAGCTTCTTGCGGAGAATTGGCGTCCCAGGCGTTGCCATCCACGTGAACAGCTTGGGCTCTGCGGGCACCCGAGCGCGCTTCCGGGACGAGCTGCTCAAGTACTTCACACCGATCCGAGATCGGCTCAGCGAAGACTCGCAGCGCAGATTCGAGCGCAATCCTCTGCGCATCCTCGACTCGAAGGACCCTCGCGATCAGGAGGCCGCCCAGGGGGCCCCCTCGATCCTCGAGATGCTGGACGCGGAAGATGCTGCTCACTGGAAGGGCTTCCAGCACGCACTCGACGTCCTCGGTCTCCCCTACGTGGTGGACCCAGGCCTGGTGCGCGGGCTCGACTACTACACGCGGACGCTCTTCGAGGTGAAAGCCATCGGCTCCGATCTCGGCGCCCAGAGCACCTTGCTCGGCGGCGGACGCTACGACAACATGGTCGAGAGCCTCGGTGGCCCGAAGGTGCCCGCAATCGGATTCGCGATGGGTCTGGAGCGGCTGCTGACGGTGACGCCCGAGCCCCCTGCTCGCCGCGGGCCCGGGTGCTATCTCGCACCGATCGGTGCTGCCGCAGGCGACAAGGCGCTGGTGCTGTCGCGCGAGCTGCGCTCCTTCGGCGTACGCGTAGAGCTCGACGGGCGAGGCGCACGCCTCAAGCCCATGCTTCGACGCGCGGATTCACTGGGCTCGCGGTTCTGCATCATCCTGGGCGACGCGGAGATCGAACGCGGAGTGATCACGGTCAAAGACCTGATCGGTCACGCACAGGAGGAGATCCCGCTCGAAGGCGCGGCGAGAATCCTCGCCGATCGGGTCAGCGAGCCCGCCCCAGAGAGCAACCACCCACGGGGCAACCGTTGA
- the lysA gene encoding diaminopimelate decarboxylase, whose translation MRDARGAAVMGGATLDDLFESHARDDGTPCFKTPAYVYDLDGISASAAEFIAGFGAVSHLVAYALKASTSGPIVRALSDVGCGATVVSGGELSVALASGIPAEKIVFNGVAKQDWEIDLAIGTGTRGILGLHVESVEEVERVRARARALGRRARVGIRVNPDIEADTHQKVATGHDEAKFGVPVEDLALAWEEISTAPELDLVGLSCHIGSQLTQTTEMLRSVELLLGMAREREVSGGRLEYLDFGGGFGIDYGGMREPPPPPAAFAAAIARRVADSAFADRLVVVEPGRCLVAPHGVLCASVVLAKRTRAAVVPRRWLVLDTGMNDLVRPAMYGAHHRVEPMRAAPPGPGEGLPFRVVGPVCESSDDFGEHRFTEPLPSRVLLRDAGAYGFTMASEYNGRPLPTEIFLSKGVVSAARRPRLVEGWVDEQIRM comes from the coding sequence ATGCGTGATGCTCGAGGCGCAGCCGTGATGGGTGGCGCGACGCTGGATGATCTGTTCGAGAGCCACGCACGAGACGACGGTACACCGTGCTTCAAGACGCCGGCGTATGTGTACGATCTCGACGGGATCAGCGCCTCGGCGGCCGAGTTCATCGCCGGCTTCGGCGCCGTATCTCATCTCGTCGCGTACGCGCTGAAGGCGAGCACGTCCGGGCCCATCGTGCGGGCGCTGAGCGACGTGGGCTGCGGTGCGACGGTGGTATCCGGCGGTGAACTCTCCGTCGCGCTCGCCAGTGGGATCCCCGCGGAGAAGATCGTGTTCAACGGGGTGGCCAAGCAGGACTGGGAGATCGATCTCGCCATCGGTACGGGAACGCGGGGGATCCTGGGGCTGCACGTCGAGAGCGTGGAGGAAGTGGAGCGGGTGCGGGCGCGCGCCAGAGCGCTCGGACGGCGGGCGCGTGTGGGGATCCGGGTGAATCCGGACATCGAAGCGGACACCCACCAGAAGGTCGCGACGGGCCACGATGAGGCCAAATTCGGCGTGCCCGTGGAGGATCTCGCGTTGGCCTGGGAGGAGATCTCCACCGCGCCGGAACTCGACCTGGTGGGATTGTCCTGTCACATCGGGTCACAGCTCACGCAGACCACCGAGATGCTGCGCTCCGTCGAGCTGCTCCTCGGGATGGCCCGGGAGCGCGAGGTGAGCGGTGGGCGCCTCGAATACCTGGATTTCGGCGGGGGGTTCGGCATCGACTACGGCGGGATGCGGGAACCTCCGCCTCCACCAGCGGCCTTCGCGGCCGCCATCGCCCGCAGGGTCGCTGACTCGGCGTTCGCAGACCGGCTGGTCGTCGTCGAGCCAGGGCGCTGCCTGGTGGCTCCCCATGGTGTGCTCTGCGCGAGCGTGGTGCTGGCCAAGAGGACCCGGGCAGCCGTCGTCCCGCGGCGGTGGCTGGTGCTCGACACCGGGATGAACGATCTCGTGCGCCCCGCGATGTACGGTGCGCACCACCGGGTGGAGCCGATGCGGGCCGCGCCGCCTGGGCCTGGAGAAGGCCTTCCCTTCCGTGTCGTCGGTCCAGTCTGCGAGAGCTCCGATGATTTCGGGGAGCACCGCTTCACCGAGCCGCTGCCTTCCCGGGTGCTCCTTCGCGATGCAGGAGCCTACGGATTCACGATGGCCAGCGAGTACAACGGGCGCCCGCTCCCCACCGAGATCTTCCTCAGCAAGGGCGTTGTGAGCGCTGCACGCCGCCCGCGCCTGGTGGAAGGCTGGGTCGACGAGCAGATCCGGATGTAG
- the ruvX gene encoding Holliday junction resolvase RuvX, whose protein sequence is MVRKDSGLDEGRVAAIDLGAARIGVAVTDELGLMAHPRPPLDGSTGKAVLEALTSLAREEGVKRFLVGLPLNLDGREGSAARKATTFAQELANATGIAVELVDERLSTVEASRRLREGGVNSRRARKRIDGAAAAVLLQAWLDRRSGQ, encoded by the coding sequence ATGGTGCGCAAGGACAGCGGTCTAGATGAGGGGCGGGTCGCAGCGATCGACCTAGGCGCAGCGCGGATTGGGGTCGCAGTGACCGACGAGCTCGGCCTGATGGCGCATCCGAGGCCGCCTCTCGACGGCTCGACGGGTAAGGCGGTGCTCGAGGCGCTCACCTCGCTGGCGAGGGAGGAGGGCGTGAAGCGGTTCTTGGTTGGATTGCCCCTCAACCTCGACGGACGGGAAGGCTCTGCGGCACGCAAGGCGACGACCTTTGCCCAGGAACTCGCGAACGCCACCGGGATCGCCGTGGAGCTCGTGGATGAGCGGCTCAGCACCGTGGAGGCATCGCGCCGCCTGCGGGAGGGAGGGGTGAACAGTCGTCGTGCGCGGAAACGGATTGATGGCGCTGCGGCAGCCGTGCTGCTGCAGGCCTGGCTGGATCGTCGTTCAGGGCAGTGA
- the pyk gene encoding pyruvate kinase, translating into MLVRRAKIVCTIGPSCDDQPALEQLIRAGMDVARLNFSHGSHEEHGRRLTTVRAAADACGKPIAILQDLCGPKIRAGKFTDGGWQVETDSVVWLTEADRNTPEASQGEIPILYEGLAFDLQQGDVVLIDDGRIIVTVTRIDGERVQAVVTQGGKLRDRVGVSLPARRVRLATLTEKDKADLAFGLSHGVDYVALSFVRNADDIRLVRDICEAWGRPTPIVAKIETPAAIDNLESIILATDGVMVARGDLGVEFNPERVPVIQREILGLARTHQKPVIVATEMLQSMVTATRPTRAEASDVATAVFDGTDAVMLSQETATGQHPSLVARMMARIITEAEQSRFYRYRFSEGPGERASVAEAIARNACDIASEIGARLVVAFTENGQTARFASKARPVVPIVAFSPNVTTRRRLALLWGVVPFPIDLYRDADQMIENASAVLVANGMVSPGDKFVAVFGAPVGVAGSTNTIRVKVVE; encoded by the coding sequence GTGCTCGTACGTAGGGCGAAAATTGTTTGTACGATAGGTCCTTCCTGTGACGACCAGCCCGCCCTGGAGCAGCTGATCCGGGCTGGTATGGACGTGGCCAGGCTGAATTTTTCCCACGGCAGCCATGAAGAGCATGGTCGTCGCCTCACGACGGTCCGCGCCGCCGCCGATGCCTGCGGCAAGCCCATCGCCATCCTCCAGGATCTCTGTGGTCCCAAGATTCGCGCCGGGAAGTTCACGGACGGTGGCTGGCAGGTCGAGACGGACTCGGTCGTCTGGTTGACGGAAGCCGACCGCAACACACCCGAGGCGTCCCAGGGGGAGATCCCCATCCTCTACGAGGGGCTCGCGTTCGACCTGCAGCAAGGGGACGTGGTGCTCATCGACGACGGACGGATCATCGTCACCGTGACGCGGATCGATGGCGAGCGTGTCCAGGCCGTCGTGACGCAGGGCGGGAAGCTGCGCGATCGGGTCGGCGTCAGCCTCCCTGCGCGGCGGGTCCGGCTGGCCACGCTCACGGAGAAGGACAAAGCCGACCTCGCGTTCGGCCTGTCTCACGGCGTCGATTACGTGGCGCTCTCCTTCGTTCGCAACGCAGACGACATTCGCCTGGTTCGGGACATCTGCGAAGCGTGGGGCCGCCCCACCCCCATCGTCGCCAAGATCGAGACCCCTGCGGCCATCGACAACCTCGAGTCGATCATCCTCGCCACCGACGGCGTGATGGTCGCTCGCGGCGATCTCGGCGTCGAATTCAACCCGGAGCGCGTGCCGGTCATCCAGCGAGAGATCCTCGGCCTCGCCCGCACGCATCAGAAGCCGGTCATCGTCGCCACCGAGATGCTCCAGTCCATGGTGACCGCCACAAGGCCGACCCGCGCCGAAGCCAGCGACGTGGCCACCGCCGTGTTCGATGGCACGGACGCGGTGATGCTCTCGCAGGAGACCGCGACCGGGCAGCATCCTTCCCTCGTCGCGAGGATGATGGCGCGCATCATCACCGAGGCAGAGCAGAGTCGCTTCTACCGCTACCGGTTCAGCGAAGGGCCTGGAGAGCGCGCCAGCGTCGCCGAGGCCATCGCGCGCAACGCCTGTGACATCGCCTCCGAGATCGGCGCCCGCCTCGTCGTCGCCTTCACAGAGAATGGCCAGACGGCGCGTTTCGCCTCCAAGGCGAGGCCCGTCGTCCCCATCGTCGCCTTCTCACCGAACGTCACCACCCGACGCCGCTTGGCGCTGCTCTGGGGCGTCGTGCCGTTCCCCATCGACCTCTATCGAGACGCCGATCAGATGATCGAGAACGCGAGCGCGGTCCTCGTCGCCAACGGCATGGTGTCGCCGGGCGACAAATTCGTGGCCGTCTTCGGCGCTCCCGTCGGGGTGGCTGGCAGCACGAACACGATTCGAGTCAAGGTCGTCGAGTGA
- the rpsO gene encoding 30S ribosomal protein S15: MLHPVQKATLIQQYQTHEGDTGSPEVQISLLSERINQLQDHFKTHPKDHHSRRGLLKLVSQRRRQLDYLKKIDIERYRKLIGRLNLRK; encoded by the coding sequence ATGCTTCATCCGGTTCAAAAAGCGACACTCATTCAGCAGTATCAGACCCACGAGGGCGACACCGGCTCACCCGAGGTGCAGATCTCGCTCCTCAGCGAGCGGATCAACCAGCTCCAGGATCACTTCAAGACCCACCCGAAGGATCACCACTCGCGCCGGGGATTGTTGAAGCTGGTCAGCCAGCGGCGTCGCCAGCTCGACTACTTGAAGAAGATCGATATCGAGCGTTACCGCAAGCTCATCGGTCGTCTCAACCTCCGCAAGTGA
- a CDS encoding exodeoxyribonuclease III, with protein MKLLSWNVNGLRSCWSKGEARADPVAKRQEPERVTGFKTWLSRSRASVVGLQEVRAREDQLDECLKGLGRWHRAFSAATRPGYSGVALFSRTKPEEVLTSLGEASFDDEGRFQLARFGRLLVVNAYFPNGNGKDRDLSRVPYKLAFYQRVFDLLEHEKARGVPIVVMGDFNTAHREIDLARPKDNVKNSGFTTVEREEFDRWIRQGWIDTFRVFEPGPDHYTWWSQRFGVRARNIGWRIDYVLVSPAARPFLRSAFIQRNVEGSDHCPVGIELDDSVTGMSTTSTSSPRADLGDRL; from the coding sequence ATGAAGCTCCTTAGCTGGAACGTCAATGGCCTCCGGAGCTGCTGGAGCAAGGGAGAGGCCCGTGCCGACCCCGTAGCAAAGCGTCAGGAGCCCGAGCGCGTCACGGGCTTCAAGACATGGCTGTCACGTTCACGCGCAAGCGTCGTCGGGCTGCAAGAGGTGCGCGCGCGTGAGGATCAGCTCGACGAGTGTTTGAAGGGGCTCGGACGCTGGCATCGAGCCTTCTCCGCGGCGACGCGGCCAGGTTACAGCGGTGTGGCGTTGTTCTCCCGCACGAAGCCGGAGGAGGTGCTCACCTCTCTCGGGGAAGCGAGCTTCGACGATGAGGGTCGGTTCCAGCTCGCCCGATTCGGCAGGCTCCTCGTGGTGAATGCCTACTTCCCCAACGGAAACGGCAAGGACCGTGACCTCTCCCGTGTTCCCTACAAGCTGGCCTTCTACCAGCGCGTCTTCGACCTCCTCGAGCACGAGAAGGCCCGCGGAGTGCCCATCGTGGTCATGGGCGACTTCAATACGGCCCACCGGGAGATCGATCTCGCACGACCCAAAGACAACGTGAAAAACAGCGGTTTCACGACAGTCGAACGCGAGGAGTTCGATCGCTGGATTCGTCAGGGCTGGATCGACACGTTTCGTGTCTTCGAGCCAGGGCCGGACCATTACACGTGGTGGAGTCAGCGCTTCGGGGTTCGCGCGAGGAACATCGGCTGGCGCATCGACTATGTGCTGGTCTCGCCCGCGGCACGACCCTTTCTGCGCAGCGCCTTCATCCAACGGAACGTCGAGGGCAGCGATCACTGCCCCGTGGGCATCGAGCTCGACGATTCAGTGACCGGGATGTCCACGACCTCAACGTCCTCGCCGCGCGCTGACCTCGGCGATCGCCTGTAG
- a CDS encoding SIMPL domain-containing protein: MSAPLLVGCGSTTVQVASPDVEQHQIVVLGQAEVTTPPDIAQANLGIEILSATVGEATQQANQRMAAIMSALKQLGIAEKDIRTSNFTVNFERQPEPPHPYPTEAPAAPVMAPAPTPKLGSATKGAAAGASAAAAASAPATPSIVPVAPRGFYRVSNTVEITLRDLSKVGPALDAAMAAGANNIWGVSFSIDKKDAVAARARDEAMKDARSRAEALARLGGVTLGELVSIREDLTGGVASPMPRMQAMSAGYGYAHDSVSISSGEVRFGMQIRVVYTLKPR, encoded by the coding sequence GTGTCCGCCCCTCTCCTCGTTGGCTGTGGATCGACGACGGTCCAGGTCGCGAGCCCGGATGTCGAGCAGCACCAGATCGTCGTCCTCGGTCAGGCGGAGGTCACGACGCCTCCCGACATCGCCCAGGCCAACCTGGGGATCGAGATCCTCTCTGCGACCGTCGGTGAGGCCACCCAGCAAGCCAACCAGCGGATGGCAGCCATCATGTCCGCTCTGAAGCAGCTCGGCATCGCCGAGAAGGACATCCGCACCAGCAACTTCACAGTCAACTTCGAGCGTCAGCCCGAGCCTCCCCACCCGTATCCGACCGAAGCCCCGGCCGCGCCCGTCATGGCGCCGGCTCCCACCCCCAAGCTGGGGAGTGCGACCAAGGGAGCAGCGGCTGGCGCGAGCGCCGCGGCGGCGGCCTCCGCTCCTGCAACGCCATCGATCGTGCCCGTTGCCCCGCGTGGTTTCTACCGGGTGAGCAACACGGTGGAGATCACCCTCCGTGACCTCAGCAAGGTGGGACCCGCCCTCGACGCCGCCATGGCTGCAGGTGCGAACAACATCTGGGGCGTCTCCTTCTCCATCGACAAGAAGGACGCCGTTGCGGCCCGGGCTCGTGACGAGGCCATGAAGGATGCCCGCTCCCGCGCCGAGGCGCTCGCCCGTCTCGGTGGAGTCACCCTGGGGGAGCTGGTCTCCATCCGCGAAGATCTCACGGGCGGCGTCGCCTCACCCATGCCGCGGATGCAGGCCATGAGCGCTGGCTACGGCTACGCTCACGACTCCGTCTCGATCTCGTCGGGAGAGGTCCGCTTCGGCATGCAGATCCGCGTGGTCTACACGCTCAAGCCGCGCTGA
- a CDS encoding serine/threonine-protein kinase gives MRPPVGAMRSQADLQLAHASTSYSSSPESLSGFTSSGSLAKVCPACGVHYPSEFKVCPRDASALEDAEDDILRDEFVGKTLSQTYSIVRVVGEGGMGRVYEARHTRIGSKRFAIKMLHPEFARQPQVLSRFQREAEAAATVQSPYVVDVFDVDRTPDGRPFLVSEFLEGKEFAEYLNEVGRMGVGPAVRVVRQICNALSAAHAKGVVHRDMKPENVFLTGDMSVPTAKVIDFGISKVDDSGGTALTKTGMIMGTPSYMAPEQARGERVDHRADVYAVGAILYCALTGQRPFDRGDPTATLTAVLTEDPPRPRSLEVSIPEALELVIQRAMAKAPLDRYQSMADLDLDLAPYDLSPSDGLDVAAPSVPGGSRPSLSPRTNMTVVGRKAQEVSMARPLIVLLSVLGLFAIAGGLINLATAIVRLVRGGKATDNLTSFEAVILTLGIGFTLISPTILAARHVLRSVWNNSMKSVTLAEKLRTPVMVALCGYGFASLLVRTIESVVLRRAAGVAWPVWDIIMLVIAIGGAVGAYLITRGDRR, from the coding sequence ATGCGGCCCCCCGTGGGAGCGATGCGCTCGCAGGCGGACCTGCAACTCGCACACGCCTCAACGTCGTACTCTTCCTCGCCGGAGTCCCTCAGCGGGTTCACATCGAGCGGATCGCTGGCCAAGGTCTGTCCCGCCTGTGGCGTCCACTATCCGAGCGAGTTCAAGGTCTGTCCTCGTGATGCATCTGCCTTGGAGGATGCCGAGGACGACATCCTCCGCGACGAGTTCGTCGGCAAGACGTTGAGCCAGACGTACTCCATCGTTCGCGTCGTGGGCGAGGGCGGCATGGGACGCGTCTACGAGGCACGCCATACCCGCATCGGAAGCAAGCGCTTCGCGATCAAGATGCTTCACCCGGAGTTCGCCAGGCAGCCGCAGGTCCTGTCGAGGTTCCAGCGTGAGGCAGAGGCCGCGGCGACGGTGCAGAGCCCCTACGTCGTCGACGTGTTCGACGTCGATCGCACGCCGGACGGGCGTCCCTTCCTGGTCAGCGAGTTCCTCGAAGGCAAAGAGTTCGCCGAGTACCTGAACGAAGTGGGGCGGATGGGCGTCGGGCCTGCCGTGAGGGTCGTCCGGCAGATCTGCAATGCGCTCTCCGCGGCCCACGCCAAGGGCGTGGTTCACCGTGACATGAAGCCGGAAAACGTCTTCCTTACCGGCGACATGAGCGTGCCCACAGCCAAGGTGATCGACTTCGGGATCTCCAAAGTCGACGACAGCGGCGGCACCGCCCTGACGAAGACCGGGATGATCATGGGGACGCCTTCTTACATGGCCCCCGAGCAAGCGCGGGGCGAGCGCGTCGACCACCGGGCCGACGTCTACGCCGTCGGCGCGATCCTCTACTGTGCGCTCACGGGTCAACGTCCCTTCGATCGCGGCGATCCCACGGCCACGCTGACCGCCGTCCTGACCGAGGATCCGCCGAGACCGCGATCGCTGGAGGTCTCCATCCCCGAAGCGCTGGAGCTGGTGATCCAGCGCGCGATGGCCAAGGCGCCGCTCGATCGCTATCAGTCGATGGCGGATCTCGATCTCGACCTCGCTCCCTACGATCTGAGCCCCTCGGATGGGCTGGATGTGGCAGCCCCGTCGGTTCCCGGCGGCTCACGACCTTCACTTTCGCCACGCACCAACATGACGGTGGTAGGCCGCAAGGCGCAGGAAGTCTCGATGGCGCGGCCGCTCATCGTGCTCCTCTCGGTGCTCGGCCTGTTCGCCATCGCGGGTGGCCTCATCAACCTCGCCACGGCCATCGTGCGGCTCGTGCGCGGGGGCAAGGCGACGGACAACCTCACCAGCTTCGAAGCCGTGATCCTCACACTCGGCATCGGCTTCACGCTGATCTCTCCGACCATCCTTGCGGCGCGCCACGTGCTTCGCTCGGTGTGGAACAACAGCATGAAGTCCGTCACGCTCGCAGAGAAGCTGCGAACGCCCGTGATGGTCGCGCTCTGCGGCTACGGCTTCGCCTCCCTGCTCGTGCGGACCATCGAGTCCGTGGTGTTGCGTCGTGCCGCCGGTGTGGCCTGGCCCGTCTGGGATATCATCATGCTGGTCATCGCCATCGGCGGCGCCGTCGGGGCCTATCTGATCACGAGAGGGGACCGGCGCTGA